The Streptomyces achromogenes genome window below encodes:
- a CDS encoding DMT family transporter: MNATLIAVVLSLFSAVAYAAAAVAQERLASRHPGSGLARLLGNGAWWCSVGLNAGAALLHVVALKYGPLTVVQPLGALTLVAAVPMGARVAGRRVSAAEWRGTALTLAGLAAILVTASGPAPEDVLSGPEAVAVAGATAVLIGLLARRGARPGLRHATASGFASGVASALTQTVTVAATDRSGSLLSPPVIGMALLVAAFATGGLLLSQTAYRDGLGAPLAMVTLANPVAAAAIGLALLGERLQGGLAGLLLALAGAGLAGRGVVLLSRAAPHPAAVTESVTEPVPAYVTESVTEPVPAYVTESVADEEHPVAAVLALRPETASAEPALLPRPTTGPEHLTPL, encoded by the coding sequence ATGAACGCCACCCTGATCGCCGTCGTCCTCTCCCTGTTCTCGGCCGTCGCGTACGCGGCCGCCGCGGTCGCCCAGGAACGGCTCGCCTCCCGGCACCCGGGCTCCGGCCTGGCCCGTCTGCTCGGCAACGGGGCCTGGTGGTGCTCAGTGGGGCTGAACGCCGGCGCCGCGCTGCTGCACGTCGTGGCCCTGAAGTACGGCCCGCTCACCGTGGTGCAGCCGCTCGGCGCGCTCACCCTGGTGGCGGCGGTGCCGATGGGCGCGCGGGTCGCGGGACGCCGGGTGAGCGCCGCCGAGTGGCGGGGCACCGCCCTCACCCTGGCCGGCCTGGCCGCGATCCTGGTCACGGCTTCGGGGCCGGCCCCGGAAGACGTCCTGAGTGGGCCCGAGGCGGTGGCCGTGGCAGGGGCCACGGCCGTGCTGATCGGGCTGCTGGCCCGGCGCGGCGCCCGTCCGGGGCTGCGGCACGCGACGGCCTCCGGCTTCGCCTCGGGCGTCGCCTCGGCGCTCACCCAGACGGTGACGGTGGCCGCGACGGACCGCTCGGGTTCGCTGCTGAGCCCGCCGGTGATCGGGATGGCACTGCTGGTCGCGGCCTTCGCGACGGGCGGACTGCTGCTGTCGCAGACCGCCTACCGGGACGGTCTCGGCGCCCCGCTGGCCATGGTGACGCTGGCCAACCCGGTGGCCGCCGCGGCGATCGGCCTCGCGCTCCTCGGCGAACGGCTCCAGGGAGGGCTCGCGGGGCTGCTCCTCGCCCTCGCGGGAGCAGGGCTGGCGGGGCGGGGCGTGGTGCTGCTGTCGCGGGCAGCGCCGCACCCGGCGGCCGTCACGGAGTCCGTCACGGAGCCCGTCCCCGCGTACGTCACGGAGTCCGTCACGGAGCCCGTCCCCGCATACGTCACGGAGTCCGTCGCGGATGAGGAACACCCCGTGGCGGCGGTGCTGGCACTGCGGCCGGAGACGGCGTCCGCCGAACCGGCGCTGCTCCCCCGGCCGACGACCGGCCCGGAGCACCTCACCCCGTTGTGA
- a CDS encoding phosphatase PAP2 family protein — protein MNARTEPAEAEPVTPARPPVVRELLLVAGLFAVYKLGRQLAADHTGEAFRDARDVWHAERWLHLPGEGAVQSLLLHGDGLAEAANAYYATVHFPATLAFLVWLYLRRPAHYTWSRRVLAAVTAAALLLHLAFPLAPPRMLAATGLVDTARVYGPSVYGPPQTDHLSNQFAAMPSLHFGWALMVAIGLIVATRSRWRWLWLLHPLLTLLVIVGTANHYWLDAIAAAALLGAALALIQAPRRTATTDTAGGRDARELVPAERRVLVGAGR, from the coding sequence ATGAATGCCCGCACCGAGCCTGCAGAAGCGGAGCCCGTCACACCGGCGAGGCCGCCCGTAGTCCGTGAGCTCCTGCTCGTCGCAGGTCTCTTCGCCGTCTACAAACTCGGCCGCCAACTGGCCGCGGACCACACCGGCGAGGCGTTCCGCGACGCCCGGGACGTGTGGCACGCCGAGCGGTGGCTGCACCTGCCCGGCGAGGGCGCCGTGCAGTCCCTGCTGCTGCACGGCGACGGCCTGGCCGAAGCCGCCAACGCCTACTACGCGACCGTGCACTTCCCGGCCACCCTGGCCTTCCTGGTCTGGCTGTACCTGCGCCGCCCGGCGCACTACACCTGGTCGCGGCGGGTGCTGGCCGCGGTGACCGCCGCCGCCCTGCTGCTGCATCTGGCGTTCCCGCTCGCCCCGCCGCGGATGCTGGCGGCGACAGGCCTGGTGGACACCGCGCGCGTGTACGGGCCGTCCGTCTACGGCCCACCGCAGACGGACCACCTGTCCAACCAGTTCGCGGCGATGCCCTCGCTGCACTTCGGCTGGGCGCTGATGGTGGCGATCGGCCTGATCGTCGCCACCCGGTCACGGTGGCGGTGGCTGTGGCTGCTGCACCCGCTGCTCACCCTGCTGGTGATCGTGGGCACGGCGAACCACTACTGGCTCGACGCGATCGCCGCGGCCGCCCTGCTCGGTGCGGCGCTGGCGCTGATCCAAGCGCCCCGGCGCACGGCCACCACGGACACCGCGGGCGGACGCGACGCGCGCGAACTCGTCCCCGCCGAGCGGCGGGTCCTAGTCGGAGCGGGCCGATGA
- a CDS encoding TetR/AcrR family transcriptional regulator, with protein sequence MTSQAADGPESAAATRRSKITPEREQEFFDAVLDQVRECGYEAVTMEGVAASTRCSKSTLYRQWKTKPQFVVAALRSRRQARLTGIDTGSLAGDLREAARAAGRWSTHDTTLMQALGHAVTGDQELARALREAIVAPEIDALRQILRRGVERGEIAGDHPALEYVPAQLFGVIRARPVVDGEYADGEYLLRFVEAAVLPALGLVPRSGGDLPAGGPAGAAPRPA encoded by the coding sequence ATGACGTCGCAGGCCGCGGACGGACCGGAGTCGGCCGCCGCCACGCGCCGCTCGAAGATCACGCCCGAGCGGGAGCAGGAGTTCTTCGACGCCGTGCTCGACCAGGTCCGTGAATGCGGTTACGAAGCCGTGACCATGGAGGGCGTCGCGGCGAGCACCCGCTGCAGCAAGTCCACGCTCTACCGGCAGTGGAAGACCAAGCCGCAGTTCGTCGTCGCCGCCCTGCGCTCCCGCCGCCAGGCCCGGCTGACCGGCATCGACACCGGCTCGCTCGCCGGGGACCTGCGCGAGGCCGCGCGGGCCGCCGGGCGCTGGTCCACCCACGACACCACGCTGATGCAGGCCCTCGGTCACGCGGTCACCGGCGACCAGGAACTCGCCCGTGCGCTGCGGGAGGCGATCGTCGCCCCGGAGATCGACGCGCTCCGGCAGATCCTGCGGCGCGGGGTGGAACGCGGCGAGATCGCCGGCGACCATCCGGCGCTGGAGTACGTCCCCGCGCAGCTGTTCGGGGTGATCCGCGCCCGTCCGGTCGTCGACGGGGAGTACGCGGACGGGGAGTACCTGCTGCGTTTCGTGGAGGCCGCCGTGCTGCCGGCTCTGGGCCTCGTCCCTCGCTCCGGCGGCGACCTGCCGGCCGGGGGACCGGCCGGGGCCGCTCCGAGGCCGGCCTGA
- a CDS encoding DUF2510 domain-containing protein: MTQVTPPGWYPDPGQTNDGPATERWWDGKAWTDQTRAAGSAAAWGPPAQTAADGTPAAHPGGAGRPGYPAGPAYPAGPGYPGAPAYPGGPAYSGGPAYPGGPAYPGGPASGPAYPGDPGYAGYPGYPAAPAAGRRRGLRTGIAVAAAVAVLASIGVGVYALAKDDKSGGGGGTAQGPGGRGGPGGPDGQDGGGSGGSDGPSSSPGGSEPPTIKSGSVTDALNGISIPIPKGWSGQQLQVGVQVVSDASYKCPGDTTKTCTKGGVYSSPAEALGSKGATAEEVAKADVAANAEQSYGGTTYGAITSHQVLASKAVTVAGQKGYLVRWKAVTSKGADGYVESLAFPAPADAKRFVVLRFGLDTDQDVSVIDTITKSVKVSTGGGSGQDV, from the coding sequence ATGACGCAGGTGACTCCTCCCGGGTGGTATCCCGATCCGGGGCAGACGAATGACGGTCCCGCCACCGAACGCTGGTGGGACGGCAAGGCATGGACGGACCAGACCCGCGCCGCGGGCTCGGCCGCCGCTTGGGGTCCGCCGGCGCAGACCGCGGCCGACGGCACGCCCGCGGCCCACCCGGGCGGCGCCGGGCGACCTGGGTACCCCGCAGGCCCGGCGTACCCCGCGGGCCCGGGGTATCCCGGAGCCCCGGCGTATCCCGGAGGCCCCGCCTACTCGGGCGGCCCCGCGTATCCCGGGGGCCCCGCGTATCCGGGAGGCCCCGCGAGCGGCCCCGCGTATCCGGGGGACCCCGGATACGCGGGCTACCCGGGGTATCCGGCGGCGCCCGCGGCCGGCCGGCGGCGCGGGCTGCGCACGGGCATAGCCGTGGCGGCCGCGGTCGCCGTCCTCGCCAGCATCGGGGTCGGCGTGTACGCCCTCGCCAAGGACGACAAGTCGGGCGGCGGCGGTGGCACGGCCCAGGGACCGGGCGGGCGGGGCGGTCCCGGGGGCCCGGACGGACAGGACGGCGGCGGGTCGGGCGGCTCGGACGGGCCGTCGTCCTCGCCCGGAGGGTCCGAGCCGCCGACGATCAAGAGCGGTTCGGTGACCGACGCGCTCAACGGCATCAGCATCCCGATCCCGAAGGGCTGGTCGGGCCAGCAGCTCCAGGTGGGCGTCCAGGTCGTCTCCGACGCCTCCTACAAGTGCCCGGGCGACACCACCAAGACCTGCACCAAGGGGGGCGTGTACTCGTCGCCCGCCGAGGCGCTGGGGAGCAAGGGCGCCACGGCCGAGGAGGTCGCGAAGGCGGACGTCGCGGCCAACGCCGAGCAGTCGTACGGCGGCACGACGTACGGCGCGATCACCTCGCACCAGGTGCTCGCCTCGAAGGCGGTGACGGTGGCCGGGCAGAAGGGCTATCTGGTGCGCTGGAAGGCGGTGACCAGCAAGGGCGCGGACGGCTATGTCGAGTCGCTGGCGTTCCCGGCGCCGGCGGACGCCAAGCGCTTCGTGGTGCTCCGCTTCGGTCTCGACACCGATCAGGACGTGTCGGTCATCGACACGATCACCAAGAGCGTCAAGGTGTCGACGGGCGGCGGCAGCGGACAGGACGTCTGA
- a CDS encoding ATP-binding protein, producing MTEVRPAAAASASLWERDAEVAAIAQAVETLCADRSSTGHLLVLRGEAGFGKTALLAETRRIAEARGCAVWSARGGETLRSVPFNMVRQLLQPALMSLHPEEAREYLGDWFGIAGPALGIVEPGEGNADPQGVCDGLVAAVTRLARRDYPLVLLVDDAHWADQESLRWLVAFVERLDELPVLIVVARRPGDVKGEAARHLDAVGEAAGRAVSSLSALTPAAVAGLTRATLGDHAEASFCREVWAVTDGNPYETVELLAKVRDRELTPSESSATELRALNRAARGGGLVDRLEKLGVDATKFAMAAAILGADISVAQAARLAGLGRDDAARCAELLRNARILTEPDPAAAPAEDGDLEFVHPLIASAVYDSIPGGLRTAMHGIAAQVVADAGKGLAAASRHLLQVHAEGDEELVEQLREAAREHLAVGAPDAARRCLERALREPPVPDVHARVLYELGCATLLTAPARTIEHLREALSLPGLDGDERVDAVYRLSQALLHNDQLGEAVRTVEAEAARLAPGPARLRLQAVQFMWEGVNAGEPTSARRSEKLASLAVSCTGRDDSERALLILRGFDLMTHGENAEEVVEFCDRALVNGRLAPGLGWTDQEWGIELLMMLASSYAYTDRLDRADALFNEALRAYVSAGWSGGHLALAHAYLGLGLRRRGRLKEAEESLRESLRLAERVGRGLPLYWSATCNLVDTLLVRGHADRAWEVAEQYGFAPPYPSTIVLPDPRSVRGRLLLAVGRVQEGVNELEEAEKAAAARGHLNPVMVPWAVDLARALAVEDPARASRLATEARRQAERFGTDTAIGEALRCAAALETGQRAVRLAQQAVTYLELSPCQYEHAAARVEYGILSRSVAELGRGLTLARSCGADGLVQKAQQALQGLGAPQAGLVPGQTRR from the coding sequence ATGACGGAGGTCAGGCCGGCGGCGGCCGCCTCGGCTTCCCTGTGGGAGCGCGACGCGGAGGTCGCCGCCATCGCGCAGGCGGTGGAGACACTCTGCGCCGACCGGTCCTCCACGGGTCACCTGCTGGTGCTCCGCGGCGAGGCCGGATTCGGCAAGACCGCCCTGCTGGCCGAGACGCGCCGCATCGCCGAGGCCCGCGGCTGCGCGGTCTGGTCGGCCCGCGGCGGCGAGACACTGAGGTCCGTCCCCTTCAACATGGTGCGGCAACTGCTGCAGCCCGCACTGATGTCCCTGCACCCGGAGGAGGCCCGCGAGTACCTCGGCGACTGGTTCGGCATCGCCGGTCCCGCCCTCGGCATCGTCGAACCCGGGGAGGGCAACGCCGACCCGCAGGGCGTGTGCGACGGCCTCGTGGCCGCCGTCACCCGGCTCGCCCGGCGGGACTACCCGCTCGTGCTGCTCGTCGACGACGCGCACTGGGCCGACCAGGAATCCCTGCGCTGGCTCGTCGCCTTCGTGGAACGCCTCGACGAACTGCCGGTCCTGATCGTCGTGGCCCGCAGGCCCGGCGACGTGAAGGGCGAGGCGGCGCGGCACCTCGACGCCGTCGGCGAGGCCGCGGGCCGCGCCGTCAGCAGCCTCAGCGCCCTGACCCCGGCCGCGGTCGCCGGCCTGACCCGCGCCACCCTCGGCGACCACGCCGAGGCCTCCTTCTGCCGCGAGGTGTGGGCGGTCACCGACGGCAACCCGTACGAGACCGTCGAACTCCTCGCCAAGGTCCGCGACCGCGAGTTGACGCCGAGCGAGTCCTCGGCCACCGAACTCCGCGCCCTCAACCGGGCGGCCCGCGGCGGAGGCCTCGTCGACCGCCTGGAGAAACTCGGCGTCGACGCCACCAAGTTCGCGATGGCGGCCGCGATCCTCGGCGCCGACATCTCCGTCGCACAGGCCGCCCGGCTCGCCGGCCTCGGCCGTGACGACGCGGCGCGCTGCGCCGAGCTGCTGCGCAACGCCCGTATCCTCACCGAGCCCGACCCCGCCGCCGCCCCGGCCGAGGACGGCGACCTGGAGTTCGTCCACCCGCTGATCGCCTCCGCCGTGTACGACTCCATCCCCGGCGGCCTGCGCACCGCGATGCACGGCATCGCCGCCCAGGTCGTCGCGGACGCCGGGAAGGGCCTCGCGGCCGCCTCCCGGCATCTGTTGCAGGTGCACGCGGAGGGCGACGAGGAACTCGTCGAGCAGCTGCGCGAGGCCGCCCGGGAACACCTCGCCGTCGGCGCCCCCGACGCGGCCCGCCGCTGTCTGGAGCGGGCCCTGCGCGAACCGCCCGTGCCCGACGTCCACGCGCGCGTGCTGTACGAACTGGGCTGCGCCACCCTGCTCACCGCGCCGGCCAGGACCATCGAGCACCTGCGCGAGGCGCTGTCCCTGCCGGGCCTCGACGGCGACGAGCGGGTCGACGCCGTCTACCGCCTCTCCCAGGCGCTGCTGCACAACGACCAGTTGGGGGAGGCCGTCCGCACGGTCGAGGCGGAGGCCGCACGACTCGCACCCGGACCCGCGCGGCTGCGGCTGCAGGCCGTCCAGTTCATGTGGGAGGGCGTGAACGCCGGTGAGCCGACGTCCGCCCGCCGCTCCGAGAAGCTCGCGTCCCTCGCGGTGTCCTGCACCGGCCGGGACGACTCCGAGCGCGCCCTGCTCATCCTGCGCGGCTTCGACCTGATGACCCACGGCGAGAACGCCGAGGAGGTCGTCGAGTTCTGCGACCGCGCCCTCGTCAACGGCCGCCTCGCCCCGGGCCTCGGCTGGACCGACCAGGAGTGGGGCATCGAGCTGCTGATGATGCTGGCCAGCTCCTACGCCTACACCGACCGGCTCGACCGCGCCGACGCCCTCTTCAACGAGGCCCTGCGCGCCTATGTGTCGGCCGGCTGGAGCGGCGGTCACCTCGCCCTGGCCCACGCCTACCTCGGCCTCGGGCTGCGCCGCAGGGGGCGCCTGAAGGAGGCGGAGGAATCGCTGAGGGAGTCCCTGCGTCTCGCCGAACGCGTCGGCCGCGGGCTGCCCCTGTACTGGTCGGCGACCTGCAACCTGGTCGACACGCTGCTGGTGCGCGGCCATGCCGACCGGGCCTGGGAGGTGGCCGAACAGTACGGCTTCGCCCCGCCCTACCCGTCGACGATCGTGCTGCCCGACCCCCGGTCGGTGCGCGGCCGGCTGCTGCTGGCCGTCGGCCGGGTCCAGGAGGGCGTCAACGAGCTGGAGGAGGCCGAGAAGGCGGCGGCTGCCCGCGGTCACCTCAACCCGGTGATGGTGCCCTGGGCCGTCGACCTGGCCCGGGCCCTCGCCGTGGAGGACCCGGCACGGGCGAGCCGGCTCGCCACCGAGGCCCGCCGTCAGGCCGAGCGCTTCGGCACCGACACCGCGATCGGCGAGGCCCTGCGGTGCGCCGCCGCCCTGGAGACCGGGCAGCGTGCCGTCCGGCTCGCCCAGCAGGCGGTCACCTACCTGGAGTTGTCGCCCTGCCAGTACGAACACGCCGCCGCGCGGGTCGAGTACGGCATCCTCTCCCGCTCGGTCGCCGAACTCGGCCGGGGCCTGACGCTGGCCCGCTCCTGCGGTGCGGACGGCCTGGTGCAGAAGGCGCAGCAGGCCCTGCAGGGGCTCGGCGCACCGCAGGCCGGCCTGGTCCCGGGCCAGACCAGGAGGTAG